A single Dechloromonas denitrificans DNA region contains:
- a CDS encoding SPOR domain-containing protein: protein MKILVFLLVLGNLLFYAFSAGYFGRPDNPDAVRLDKQVLPERMRIVSRGEAPAGPVKAPEPVKPEPVAVEARVEETAKAEVVAKPAEKPVCLLWEHLPVAEADQLGTVLAGRFAEFKLARQLVAAEGSGWWVFVPPLPNKAAAEKKAGELRQFGVTDYFIVPDGFNRYAISLGVFSSEKGGQDRLAELKDKGVRSARLAPRPGKDSTVNLQASGPAAAKAALLAAVGKVLPKAEAQGCK, encoded by the coding sequence GTGAAAATCCTCGTTTTTCTGCTCGTCCTCGGCAATCTGTTGTTCTACGCCTTCAGCGCCGGCTACTTCGGCCGGCCGGACAACCCGGATGCGGTACGCCTCGACAAGCAGGTCCTGCCCGAGCGCATGCGCATCGTCTCCCGGGGCGAAGCGCCGGCCGGGCCGGTCAAGGCGCCGGAGCCGGTAAAGCCGGAACCGGTTGCGGTCGAGGCTAGGGTGGAAGAAACAGCCAAGGCGGAAGTGGTCGCCAAGCCTGCAGAAAAGCCGGTTTGTCTGCTCTGGGAGCATCTCCCGGTCGCCGAGGCCGATCAGCTCGGCACGGTGCTGGCCGGCCGCTTCGCCGAATTCAAACTGGCCCGGCAACTGGTGGCGGCCGAAGGTAGCGGCTGGTGGGTGTTTGTGCCCCCCTTGCCGAACAAGGCGGCGGCTGAAAAGAAGGCCGGGGAATTGCGCCAGTTCGGCGTCACCGACTACTTCATCGTGCCGGACGGGTTTAATCGCTACGCCATTTCGCTCGGTGTCTTTTCCAGCGAGAAGGGTGGACAGGACCGGCTGGCCGAGTTGAAAGACAAGGGCGTTCGCTCGGCCCGCCTGGCGCCACGTCCCGGCAAGGATAGTACGGTCAACCTGCAAGCCAGCGGCCCGGCGGCCGCCAAGGCGGCCTTGTTGGCGGCGGTCGGCAAGGTATTGCCGAAAGCCGAGGCGCAGGGCTGCAAGTGA
- the coaE gene encoding dephospho-CoA kinase (Dephospho-CoA kinase (CoaE) performs the final step in coenzyme A biosynthesis.), whose product MSDYVVGLTGGIGSGKSTVAELFVKNGAVLVDTDAIAHELTAAGGGAMPALLAKFGPAVANDQGALDRAAMRQRVFANPAARAQLEAILHPLIRQLAAERCRAAAAPYVILAVPLLVESGEYRQRCQRIVVVDCPESRQIERVMARNGLSADQVKAIMAAQATRQQRLAVADDVVVNDGDLACLAGQVDALHLKYLQLSAEILNANC is encoded by the coding sequence GTGAGCGACTACGTCGTTGGCCTGACCGGCGGCATCGGCAGCGGCAAGTCCACTGTCGCCGAGTTGTTCGTCAAGAACGGGGCGGTCTTGGTCGATACCGATGCCATCGCGCACGAACTGACCGCGGCCGGTGGCGGGGCGATGCCGGCGCTACTGGCCAAGTTCGGCCCCGCGGTGGCCAATGACCAAGGGGCGCTGGATCGCGCCGCGATGCGGCAAAGAGTGTTTGCCAATCCGGCCGCCCGGGCGCAACTGGAGGCGATCCTCCATCCGCTGATTCGCCAGTTGGCCGCCGAGCGCTGCCGGGCCGCCGCCGCACCCTACGTCATTCTCGCCGTGCCGCTGCTGGTTGAGTCAGGCGAGTATCGCCAGCGCTGCCAGCGGATCGTCGTCGTCGATTGCCCGGAAAGCCGGCAAATCGAGCGCGTCATGGCACGGAACGGGTTGTCCGCCGACCAGGTCAAAGCGATCATGGCTGCCCAGGCAACGCGTCAGCAGCGACTGGCCGTGGCTGATGACGTGGTGGTCAATGATGGGGATTTGGCCTGCCTTGCCGGGCAGGTTGATGCCTTGCATCTAAAGTATCTACAACTTTCCGCAGAAATACTTAATGCAAACTGTTGA